Genomic segment of Novipirellula artificiosorum:
AATCGTACTCTGGCGAACCTCTGTCGCGCTGGTCCGTCGTTTGTCGACGATCGCCAACGCCCCCCCGAGTCGTTTTCCGTGGCCGACCGCACGTTTGATGCTCCCTTCATCCGGGCTGACGACCACGATCTCGTCCTCCGACAAACCACGATCCAGGAAGTGCTCATTCAGTACCGGAGCCGCATAGAGATGATCGACGGGAACATCGAAAAACCCTTGAATCTGAGCGGCGTGCAGGTCCATCGTCAACACACGATCGGCGCCCGCGCGCGTGATGATGTTGGCAGCCAACTTGGCGGTAATCGGGACTCGGCCTTCGTCTTTGCGGTCCTGCCGTGCGTAACCAAAGTAAGGAATAACGGCAGTGATCCGTTCGGCACTGGCCCGCTTACAGCAATCGATCATGATCAACAACTCCAACAAGTTGTCGTTCACGGGGGGGCAAGTGGGTTGGACCAAGAACACGTCGCGACCGCGAACATCCTCGTCCAGCTTGCAGTAGTTTTCGCCATCTGGGAATTTGCCAAGCGTTATTTTGGCTGGCTCCAGGTGCAGATGCCGACACATTTTTTGCGTCAGATCGCGGTTCGCTCGTCCGCTGAAGATTTTCAGTTCGCGCATTTGCTGCCTAATATCCCATCGATCGCATCGTTTCGTCGACCAATTTTAGCTCGTCGGTGTTGTTGATCGAAAGCGACTCGCACGGCTCCAAAACGGCGATCGCTTCGACGACGCGGCCCGCTTCCCGCAACAACTTGGCACAGTCCGTTAGATAATACTCGCTTTGAGTGTTGTTGTTGCTCAGTTTGGACAACGAATCGAGTAAATCGGGCGTATGGAACAAATACGTACTCATGTTCACTTCGCAGATCTTTCGCTGCTCGTCCGTCGCGTCCTTGTGCTCGACAATTCCCCAAAACGCTCCCGCCCCATCACGAACGATCCGACCGAGCCCTTCGGGGTTGCTCTTCTCGAGCGTCCCGAGCAGCAGCGCGGGCCTGGTTTCGGCAAAATGGTCGAGCAGCTTCTTGAGGCTCGTTGGCTGAATCAACGGCGAGTCGCCCGCAACCACAATGGTCGGTCCGACTTGGGACTTGAGGGCCGAGTGAGCCATTTGGACCGCATGGCCGGTACCCAGTTGTTCCTCTTGCAGCACAAATTCAATGTCACCCTCGCGGCCGGCCAGTTCCTTTTTGACCGCATCGGCCTCATAGCCTACCACAATGATTTGGCGACGAATCCCCGCTTTTTCAAGTGCATCGAGCACGAAATGAATCATGGCCCGGTCGACGACCGGGCACAACACCTTCGGCAGATTGCTTTTCATTCGTGTCCCTTTGCCGGCGGCCAGGACGACGGCGCAGGGTTCATTCCGGTTCGACATGCGTTTGTTGAGCTTTTGAGAAGATCGGGTTCAGCTGCGGGACACCGCCCCGCATGCCTCGCAGCGGGCACGACGCTCCACGCTATGTTGGCAACTTGATGACAATCCAGCAAGGCCCGCGTGTTTCGCCCCCCCGCTAGACCGCATCCACGGGGATCGGAATGCGACTGGGGTCGTCGATTGAATGACTGCCGCTTTTGGAGGTGGGTTGCACGGCAGTCATCCCGAAGGGTGTCGCGGCTCATCCTACGTTTACTGCGACGCCCTTCGGGGTCGAAAAGCTGATTTTCGTTTTCAACCCCAGATGCGCTCGCGCGATCCGGGGATAATTGCTGAAATGCCTTGGGACGTTCGGTAAATAAGTTTAGGAATTCTATTTACCGCGAAGCGGTTAAATTCCAGAGCCCAGGGTCGACGCGCAGCGGCGCACCCTGGGGGCCACGTATAAATCGCACGTCCCTCGGCATGGTCAATGAAACAAACGA
This window contains:
- a CDS encoding sugar phosphate nucleotidyltransferase — translated: MSNRNEPCAVVLAAGKGTRMKSNLPKVLCPVVDRAMIHFVLDALEKAGIRRQIIVVGYEADAVKKELAGREGDIEFVLQEEQLGTGHAVQMAHSALKSQVGPTIVVAGDSPLIQPTSLKKLLDHFAETRPALLLGTLEKSNPEGLGRIVRDGAGAFWGIVEHKDATDEQRKICEVNMSTYLFHTPDLLDSLSKLSNNNTQSEYYLTDCAKLLREAGRVVEAIAVLEPCESLSINNTDELKLVDETMRSMGY
- a CDS encoding ribose-phosphate diphosphokinase, which produces MRELKIFSGRANRDLTQKMCRHLHLEPAKITLGKFPDGENYCKLDEDVRGRDVFLVQPTCPPVNDNLLELLIMIDCCKRASAERITAVIPYFGYARQDRKDEGRVPITAKLAANIITRAGADRVLTMDLHAAQIQGFFDVPVDHLYAAPVLNEHFLDRGLSEDEIVVVSPDEGSIKRAVGHGKRLGGALAIVDKRRTSATEVRQSTIIGGPVTGKVALLFDDMISTAGSICGAARLVHQAGAREIHIACTHGILCGPAIERLREAPLDSIIVTDSIPIPPEKQLPNLVQLSVAPLLAEAIKRIHHDQSISELFRER